The genomic stretch GGAAACGGCGGTTCCCCATATCTATGCCGTCGGGGACGTGATCAACACGACCCAGATGCTCGTCTTCGCCATTTCCGAAGGGGTAAAGGCAGCTATGATGATCCACCGCTCCATAGAATCGAAGCGACAGCCTTTTCAGGCCTAGAGCGAGTGACCTTCGGTCAGAATTGAAAAAAGGAGGGAGACACCTCGAACACGGCGTCCCCCTCTTTTTTTGTCTCAAACCGTTCAGTTCGGTGGGGTCTGGTCCACCACTTGCGGTTCGTTCATCTGCTGCATTTCCAGTGGAGATGGTTCCGGCGAAAGTCTATCCCGAACAGGGATCCGCATCGCCCCATGGCTTTCGTAATAGAGGCGATATTCCTGCTGCAAACCTTTTAATCCGTTGAACACCGCTTTATCCCCATACAACCAGCGCAGCATGCCGGGTACTTTATTCTTGATCGTTTCCACGCAGATCGGACTGCCCATCTCCTGCAAGCGCTGTAATTGCTGAAATACAGAAGACTTGATCTCTTCAGGTGTGCTTCCCCAACGGATGCGCTTCCCTGGCGTCCATCTAAGGGGGGTAGGCTCGGTGCTGATGTCCCCAGTCGATGGTGTTTCGGCATGTTCTGACTCCAGACGTTGAATCCGCCGCCGCAGTTCCCCCGCTTCTCCTTCGAACCGATCGAGGGCTTCGATGAGGATGGAAGTGATCGCGTTCAGCGTCTCTTCCGTCGCCTGTCGGTACTGCTGATACTGTTCGTCCATGCGACGAAGGATCATTTCTTTTAATACGGGGGAAGATTGTAGCCGGGAAATCAAATCGTCTAAGTGATATTTTTCGATGCTCCCGGGAGAACGATACTCCTTCCCAGACAGGTCGGACGGCGTGATCATGGTGCCGACCTGTCCCCGTCGCCCTTTTTTATGATGGATGCCTGTCGCTGCTGCTTTTTTTTCCCGGATCTCTGTTATGAAGATTTTGCCTATCTCGTCAGACATGGGCGGCTTCCTTTCTTTCCTTGAACGTGTGCTTAGACAATAGAAAGAGGGACAAGAAAACAACTTCAGAACATAATAAATATTCAGAAAAAGACCTTTTCCGTCGGCAGAGAATCGTTTATAATAGGCCACAAGTACAATTCAAGTAGTGAACGAGCATATATCTGGTTGAACGAGAAAAAATTTTCGATAAACGAATGGTGTCAAGAAGTATGAGGGGGTTGGTTGGCAATGCGGATTGAAACGCTTGGCGAAGGTCGCATTCAGGTGTTGGTTTCTTCAGAGGATTTGTCACAACGGGAGATAAATATTCGCGACCTCTGGCAATACAACCCCAATGCACAGAAGTTTCTCTCCGGGGCGCTCCGGGAAGCTGTAGACAACGGTGTCCTCCAAATGCCTGCAGGGTCTGTGTCTGTGGAGGCGATCGGACTGGTGACGGAAGGTGTCGCCGTCATTTTGACCTTGCACAAACCGGTCATCGCCACCTGTCCGACGATTGAACCGGCGCCGATCCAAAGGGAGGAAAACGAAGGCGCTTCAACCAAAGCGACGGAAGTGGCTTATGTATTCCGTAGCTTTGAAGATCTGCTCTCTGCCTGCCGGCGCCTTGCCGACAACGATCTAGGAGAGGGCAACCTGATTCATTTCCAGGGCTCCCTGTACTTGACCATTCCCGTCGGGAAAATGCAGGAAAGAGCGGTCCAGATGCTCTTGAGCGAGTATGGAGAAAGAAGCGTTTACTCACCCCTATTTTTCACGGAACATGGTAACATCATACGCAAGGGCGACGCGCCGCGCTTTATTGTAGAAAAATTTGGTCAGAAAGAGGGCCGCCAAAAAACAGGATAATTTTTTGCGGCAAACTACTTGCCTCCCCGTCGATTCTTGCTTATAATGTAGACGAAATCGAAAATGTCACAACGGAGTGACAACTGGGCAACGACGCTTTCTCATCTTGACATCTGTCAAGATGAATGAAAGCGTTTTTTATTTGCCCATACTTATGTGAGGAGGTAAGAAACATGGGCTATACCAAAGAAGACGTCCTTCGCATGGCCCGCGAATTTGACGTCAAATTCATCCGCCTTCAGTTCACCGATATCCTCGGTGTCCTGAAGAACGTAGCGATCCCTGTCGATCAACTGCAAAAAGCTCTTGATGGCGAAATGATGTTTGACGGTTCCTCTATCGACGGCTTTGTCCGCATCGAAGAGTCGGACATGTACCTCCGTCCTGATCCGAATACTTTCGTCATTTTCCCTTGGCGTCCCCAAGACGGCGCTGTCGCCCGTTTGATCTGTGACGTTTACAATCCCGATGGCACCCCCTTCGCCGGCGACCCCCGGAACGTGCTGAAGTCCGTTTTGGCCGAAGCCGCCGAAATGGGATACACCATGAATGTCGGTCCCGAATTAGAATTCTTCCTCTTCCTGACCGACGCCGAAGGCAAACCTACCACCATCACCCATGACAAAGCCGGTTACTTCGACATGACTCCTATTGATCTCGGCGAAAACGCCCGCCGCGACATGGTTCTGACTTTGGAGCAAATGGGCTTCGAAATCGAAGCGTCTCACCACGAAGTGGCTGCTGGTCAGCATGAGATCGACTTCAAATACTCTGACGCCCTGGATGTGGCTGACAAGATCGTCACCTTCAAGTTTGTCGTCCGGACCATCGCCCAGCGCCATGGTCTCCATGCCACCTTCATGCCCAAGCCGATCTTTGGCATCAACGGCTCCGGCATGCACACCAACATGTCTCTCTTCAAAGACGGTAAGAACGCTTTCTATGATCCGACCACCCCGGATCAACTGAGCGAAACGGCCAAGTACTACATCGGTGGTCTGCTGAAAAACGTCCGTTCCTTTGCTGCCATCACCAACCCCACCGTCAACTCCTACAAGCGTCTGGTTCCTGGCTACGAAGCTCCCTGTTATGTGGCCTGGTCCTGTCGCAACCGCAGCCCTCTGATCCGGATCCCCGCTAAGCGCGGTGCTTCCACCCGGGTCGAACTGCGCAGCCCCGATCCCTCCTGCAACCCCTACCTGGCTCTGGCTGTCTGTCTCAAGGCTGGTCTCGACGGCATTAAAAACAAAATTATGCCACCCGCTCCTGTGGATGAAAACATCTACCATATGGACGCCGCCCGTCGCGCCGAGATAGGCATCGTCAGCTTGCCTGCCAACCTGGCTGAAGCCATCGACGAGCTCGAAAAGAGCGAAGTTATCAAAGAGGCCCTTGGGCCCCACGTTTCTGAACGCTACATCGAAGCGAAACGGGAAGAATGGGATTCCTTCCGGATCACCGTCCATCCCTGGGAAGTCGAAGAGTACCTCACCAAGTACTGATCTACGGTTGATGGCCAAAAGCAAGCCGTCCTCTCTCTGGAGGGGTGGCTTGCTTTTGGCTGTTTTCGCGTTGAGGTGATACGGAAAATGACTACGTTGAATATTATGACTGCTGCCATAGAGAAGCGATTCGCTTTATATAGGGCATATAGGCCGTGAACTCATTGCAAAGTTTTTGTGATTTGGAAAAAAATACTCGTTGCATTCTTCGATTGGTTGTGTAATAATAGTCAACGTCGCCACGGTGTCGCGGTAAAAACTACCGCGAAGCGGCAGGCGACTTGACACTTAAAATCGGTCCTTGAAAATCAAACAGTTGCGAATCAACAGCGTGCGAAACCAATCAATTCCGGTTGCTGGTTGCCGATGATGTTCAGTCGTCGGAGGATAGCAGCAGGAGAGCGATTGTTGAAAACAACGATTGCAAATCAGAGCTTGACTCAAGCTCATCTGCAAATATTTGCGGAGAGTTTGATCCTGGCTCAGGACGAACGCTGGCGGCATGCCTAACACATGCAAGTCGAACGGAGAGCTGAAGTTTTGGCGGAGGCTCTTAGTGGCGGACGGGTGAGTAACGCGTGGATAACCTGCCTGAGAGTGGGGGATAACAGCCCGAAAGGGCTGCTAATACCGCATAACGTTCCTGAAAGACATCTTTCGGGAACCAAAGGAGCAATCCGCTGTCAGATGGGTCCGCGTCCGATTAGCTAGTTGGCGGGGTAAGAGCCCACCAAGGCGACGATCGGTAGCCGGCCTGAGAGGGTGAACGGCCACACTGGGACTGAGACACGGCCCAGACTCCTACGGGAGGCAGCAGTGGGGAATCTTCCGCAATGGGCGAAAGCCTGACGGAGCAATGCCGCGTGGGGGACGAAGGTCTTCGGATTGTAAACCCTTGTCTTCAGGGAAGAAGAATGACGGTACCTGAGGAGGAAGCCCCGGCTAACTACGTGCCAGCAGCCGCGGTAATACGTAGGGGGCGAGCGTTGTCCGGAATTACTGGGCGTAAAGCGCGTGCAGGCGGACCTTTAAGTCTGAGGTGAAAGACCGGAGCTCAACTCCGGGGCGGCCTTGGAAACTGGAGGTCTTGAGGGATGGAGAGGACAGTGGAATTCCCGGTGTAGCGGTGAAATGCGTAGATATCGGGAGGAACCCCAGTGGCGAAGGCGACTGTCTGGACATTACCTGACGCTGAGGCGCGAAAGCGTGGGGAGCAAACAGGATTAGATACCCTGGTAGTCCACGCCGTAAACGATGAGTGCTAGGTGTTGGGGGTATCGACCCCTCCAGTGCCGCAGTCAACACAATAAGCACTCCGCCTGGGGAGTACGGCCGCAAGGTTGAAACTCAAAGGAATTGACGGGGGCCCGCACAAGCGGTGGAGCATGTGGTTTAATTCGACGCAACGCGAAGAACCTTACCAAGGCTTGACATCCTCCGAACCTTGCAGAGATGCGAGGGTGCCCTTCGGGGAGCGGAGAGACAGGTGGTGCATGGTTGTCGTCAGCTCGTGTCGTGAGATGTTGGGTTAAGTCCCGCAACGAGCGCAACCCTTATCCTCAGTTGCCAGCGAGAGAGACGGGGACTCTGGGGAGACTGCCCGGGACGACCGGGAGGAAGGCGGGGATGACGTCAAATCATCATGCCCCTTATGTCTTGGGCTACACACGTGCTACAATGGGCGGTACAAACCGAGGCGAAGCCGCGAGGCGGAGCGAACCGGAGAAAGCCGCTCACAGTTCGGATTGCTCTCTGCAACTCGAGAGCATGAAGGCGGAATCGCTAGTAATCGCGGGTCAGCATACCGCGGTGAATACGTTCCCGGGCCTTGTACACACCGCCCGTCACACCACGAAAGTCGGCAACACCCGAAGTCGGTGCGCTAACCGCAAGGAGGCAGCCGCCGAAGGTGGGGTCGATGATTGGGGTGAAGTCGTAACAAGGTAGCCGTATCGGAAGGTGAAGGTGCGGCTGGATCACCTCCTTTCTATGGAGACTCGCCGCGACCGTCGCCGATGACCCTTTGGCGGCGCTGTCGCGGGATGTCGAGGTCGAGCCGGCGGATACCTCCTGGCAGCAGCTTGGCTCGTCAAGAGCAGGGCGAACCAGGAAAGGTCCGCGCGGACTAAAAAGCACGCATGAAAGCAACTGTTTGATTTTGAGGGACCGGGTCACCGGTTTCAGAGGAAAAAGACTCTGGTTGATTTCAATTAGCCGGTGTGATAGACTCTGAATTCTGGTGAGCGGACAGACGACGGTACGCCGCAGCAAGCGGCGATGGTCGGAAATGTTCGTGACGGTCGTTCCTCACAACTAAAGATGATCCGGTGACAATGGCGGAGAGGTCACACCCGTTCCCATCCCGAACACGGCAGTTAAGCTCTCCAGCGCCGATGGTACTTGGGACGGTGGTCCCCGGGAGAGTAGGACGTTGCCGGATCAGCCGGGAAACCGGCAGGACCGCTGCAAGGCGGTCGCCCTTTGCTCCTTGAAAACTGCACAGAGGATAGTAAAGCGCAAGCGGTTATGGTCGAAGCGCCTGTCAGTAGCGCTGAACGAACCTTATCGATTCGATGATGGGTCGACGATGCCAGGCATCGTTGACGCGTCAGTGAAAAGATAAGTTCGGCGACACGACAGACAGGTTGCAACGACAATAATCGATTATAAGGTCAAGTTAGTAAGGGCATACGGCGGATGCCTAGGCGCTGAGAGGCGAAGAAGGGCGCGGACAGCTGCGAAAAGCCACGGGGAGCCGCAAGCAGGCCTCGATCCGTGGATACCCGAATGGGGCAAC from Heliomicrobium modesticaldum Ice1 encodes the following:
- a CDS encoding adaptor protein MecA, with the protein product MRIETLGEGRIQVLVSSEDLSQREINIRDLWQYNPNAQKFLSGALREAVDNGVLQMPAGSVSVEAIGLVTEGVAVILTLHKPVIATCPTIEPAPIQREENEGASTKATEVAYVFRSFEDLLSACRRLADNDLGEGNLIHFQGSLYLTIPVGKMQERAVQMLLSEYGERSVYSPLFFTEHGNIIRKGDAPRFIVEKFGQKEGRQKTG
- the glnA gene encoding type I glutamate--ammonia ligase yields the protein MGYTKEDVLRMAREFDVKFIRLQFTDILGVLKNVAIPVDQLQKALDGEMMFDGSSIDGFVRIEESDMYLRPDPNTFVIFPWRPQDGAVARLICDVYNPDGTPFAGDPRNVLKSVLAEAAEMGYTMNVGPELEFFLFLTDAEGKPTTITHDKAGYFDMTPIDLGENARRDMVLTLEQMGFEIEASHHEVAAGQHEIDFKYSDALDVADKIVTFKFVVRTIAQRHGLHATFMPKPIFGINGSGMHTNMSLFKDGKNAFYDPTTPDQLSETAKYYIGGLLKNVRSFAAITNPTVNSYKRLVPGYEAPCYVAWSCRNRSPLIRIPAKRGASTRVELRSPDPSCNPYLALAVCLKAGLDGIKNKIMPPAPVDENIYHMDAARRAEIGIVSLPANLAEAIDELEKSEVIKEALGPHVSERYIEAKREEWDSFRITVHPWEVEEYLTKY